ATTGACGGCCTTCCCCTGGAACCTTATGTCCTGCGCCCGGAGGATGTTCTCATGGAGGATGACTACCTGCTGGCGGTCGCCAAGCCGGCAGGGGTGGAAACACAGCCGACGCCCGCACGCTACAAGGGGACGCTGTACGCGGCTCTTCTGGACCATCTTCACAATCCCCACCGCCCCCTGGATCGTCCCGAGCTGGGGATGGCGCAGCGCCTCGACCGGGACACTTCCGGCGTCATGGTCTTTTCCATCCATCGCAGGGCCCATGGACGGCTCACCGAAATCATCGCCGGTCGGGAGGCGGAAAAGTCCTATCTGGCCCTGGTGAGCGGCCATCCGGCGGAGAAGGAAGGGGAAATTCGTTCCCTTCTGGCAAAAAATCGAAAGAGCAACCGTGTTCGATCAGTCGCCAGGGGAGGTAAGGAGGCAATAACCCGCTATCGGGTGATTGAGGAATTCGACGATGCCGCCCTGCTGGAAGTGCGGCTCATGACCGGGCGCTCCCACCAGATACGCGCCCATCTCTCCGAAGCGGGACATCCTCTGCTGGGGGACGTGCGTTACGACGGCCCCCGCATTTGGCAGGGGCGGGAAATCCCCCGCCAGATGCTCCACGCGCATCGCCTGGTCCTCCCCCATCCGGTCACCGGCGAAAGGTTGATCCTGGAAGCTCCGGTGCCAGGAGATATGAGGGAGTTCTTGGGGGAGGATGGGGTTGAATTTTGAATTAGGTTTATCTGGGGAAGCCTTCTTTTGCAGCGGACGGACAGGTTGAGCTCACCATTGCTCTTGGCAGATGCGTGGCCACGAAGACGTTCAGTGTTTTGTTGAATAGATAGGTGAGAAAAGGTACAGGAGATCGCAGACGCATGCCCAGCGCAGCGCAGGTCCTTTCTTTGGTTCCTTTCTTTAGACCAGTAAAGAAAGGAACCCGGCTGCCGGCCGGGACCGGCGGAGTTGAAGTTCAGTTTTGAGTTTTTAGGATAAGTGACGGCCATTGCGCGCTTTNNNNNNNNNNGAGTTGAAGTTCAGTTTTGAGTTTTTAGGATAAGTGACGGCCATTGCGCGCTTTTACTGGTCTGTGGTACAAATACTGGTCCAATTTTCAGATGTTCCGTGCAGTTTACGGCTGAATCCTGAAACCTTGAACCTGAAACCTGAAACCTTTCACCTGATTCAAATAAGGACTCCCCCCATGCTCACCTATCCCCAAATCGACCCGGTGATCTTCCAGATCGGTCCTCTGGCCGTGCGCTGGTACGGCCTCATGTACCTGGTCGGTTTTCTGGCGGCCTGGTTCGTGATCCATCATCTGGCCCGTCTCAGGCAGCTTCCCGTAAACAAGGAGTCTCTGTCCGATCTTCTTTTCTACGGGGTGTTGGGGGTCATCATCGGCGGTCGCCTGGGTTACACTCTTTTCTACAATTTCTCTTATTACATCGACCATCCTCTGCGCATCTTCGCGGTGTGGGAAGGGGGGATGAGTTTTCACGGCGGCCTTCTCGGAGTCATTGCGGCTGCGCTGATCTTCTGCCGCCGCAAAGGGCTTCCACCCCTTCTGACGGGTGATATCCTGGTGACCGCGGCCACTATCGGACTCGGACTCGGCCGGGTGGGGAATTTTATCAATGGCGAGTTGTGGGGCAGGACGACCGATGTCCCCTGGGGTATGGTCTTTCCCGGCGCCGGTCCCGAACCGAGGCATCCGAGCCAGCTGTACGAAGCTTTTCTCGAAGGCCCCGTTCTCCTCCTGATCCTGTGGTTGCTGCATCGCCGCAACGCGGCCCCGGGGATCCCCTTTTTCTCCTTTTTCCTTTTCTACGGTCTGTTCCGCTTCTGCGTGGAATTTTTCCGTCAGCCCGATGCCCACCTGGGCTTTCTCTGGGGCGGGGCCACCATGGGACAGCTCCTTTCTCTCCCCATGATTCTGACGGGAATCATCGGCCTGGTTTACTGCCGCCGTCGGGAGGGGTCCGCATGAAAGGCATCCGAGGGATCATCTACGACTGCGACGGTGTTCTTTTCGAGAGCCGTCAGGCCAATCTGGCCTATTACAATACCGTCCTGAGTCATTTCGGCGAGCCTCCCGTTCTGTCCGAGGAACGGGAAAGAGCGCATCTGTGCCATACGGCCGCCAGTCCGAAAGTCTTTGAAGCGCTTCTCGGTCCGGAACGGCTGG
The window above is part of the Desulfuromonas sp. TF genome. Proteins encoded here:
- a CDS encoding RluA family pseudouridine synthase; translated protein: MNASNSKSPKHYRFTPTPEEAGMRLDQFVPAKTDELSRTLLRKIVDIGGAHVGGRRVRRCSLPVRAGEEVVIHIDGLPLEPYVLRPEDVLMEDDYLLAVAKPAGVETQPTPARYKGTLYAALLDHLHNPHRPLDRPELGMAQRLDRDTSGVMVFSIHRRAHGRLTEIIAGREAEKSYLALVSGHPAEKEGEIRSLLAKNRKSNRVRSVARGGKEAITRYRVIEEFDDAALLEVRLMTGRSHQIRAHLSEAGHPLLGDVRYDGPRIWQGREIPRQMLHAHRLVLPHPVTGERLILEAPVPGDMREFLGEDGVEF
- the lgt gene encoding prolipoprotein diacylglyceryl transferase, translating into MLTYPQIDPVIFQIGPLAVRWYGLMYLVGFLAAWFVIHHLARLRQLPVNKESLSDLLFYGVLGVIIGGRLGYTLFYNFSYYIDHPLRIFAVWEGGMSFHGGLLGVIAAALIFCRRKGLPPLLTGDILVTAATIGLGLGRVGNFINGELWGRTTDVPWGMVFPGAGPEPRHPSQLYEAFLEGPVLLLILWLLHRRNAAPGIPFFSFFLFYGLFRFCVEFFRQPDAHLGFLWGGATMGQLLSLPMILTGIIGLVYCRRREGSA